A single window of Salvia splendens isolate huo1 chromosome 6, SspV2, whole genome shotgun sequence DNA harbors:
- the LOC121808436 gene encoding protein-tyrosine-phosphatase MKP1-like isoform X1: MIKDEENDVAPGGNWRTYSRSVSWTERPPRTSTSSTSKPQWNSKARSCLPPLQPLSIIRPSVEEWPRAGSDDLGVWPNNPPTPGGKPRGSVTPRESSNSDQPPTEFEFRKDKLAFFNKECSRILDYIYLGSDAIAKNREILRQNGITHVLNCVGFVCPEYFKNELVYKTLWLQDCPSEDITSILYDVFDYFEDVQEQRGRVLVHCFQGVSRSASLVIAYLMWKEGQSFDDAFQHVKAARGVTNPNVGFACQLLQCQKRVHALPASPTSLLRMYRMAPHSPYDPLHLVPKLLSEPGADKLDSRGAFIIQIPSALYVWTGKHCPAMMSDNARAATSQVIRYERAQGPVITIKEGEETFEFWDALTYRTSSTDRCEAKSEELKRSSSGSYSMKELNHPGLHQRKLAEYNLDFEIFNGALSGGVVPPCPLSGAETETCLPARETGWNRFRRKFASGVVKELMSSSKLISCKFALPKCDGMLTMDTCKETDDFVSPANPSTSTSECDSPDSLSSYVTRRPPCSKHNLAEVASPAPLSDYSLSRSPSFSLVESFSSFLVNKPKSSSSSPSLSPSTSNYASSFTFSPSSSNWSDLSHVSAQPSPSGLECSDFDPSKSPPSEETVDPAHGESTYIVDNATSPPEKEANSANLALRVDGSRPTCKETWPSHLGHRGSNIPPKMSLPSHYEASRNLNRHLEDNIMRNADADSDRSFKSGVSFQMEGKDLLSDSYSYVAEDEVSSRLLGREKYDEVHLASDDIGNKVTGIDNLVFYEWPSMLKMDTHLGRLDSGSIYVILMPAVHFGINNVDILYVWIGRNASSRRSYSQLIRDDGKCEDSNAIVELVDHNLLIQKGFSTDAQIEIVMEGEEPVELLEHMSLLSLNKDADDGKE, translated from the exons ATGATAAAGGATGAGGAAAATGATGTGGCTCCAGGTGGAAATTGGAGAACATACTCGCGTTCAGTATCATGGACTGAACGCCCTCCAAGAACCTCTACTTCCTCTACTTCCAAGCCACAATGGAACAGCAAAGCGCGCTCTTGTTTGCCGCCACTCCAGCCTCTTTCTATCATCCGTCCGAGCGTAGAGGAATGGCCTAGAGCTGGTTCTGATGATCTTGGCGTGTGGCCTAATAATCCTCCTACACCTGGTGGGAAGCCTCGTGGATCAGTGACTCCTCGTGAGAGCTCAAATTCTGATCAACCTCCTACAGAATTTGAGTTTAGAAAGGACAAGCTTGCCTTCTTCAATAAGGAATGTTCAAGGATTCTTGATTACATCTATTTAGGGAGTGATGCAATTGCCAAGAACCGTGAGATCCTACGCCAGAATGGGATTACCCATGTGCTCAACTGTGTGGGGTTTGTTTGCCCGGAGTATTTCAAGAATGAGCTCGTCTACAAGACTCTTTGGCTGCAGGACTGCCCGTCCGAGGATATCACTAGTATTCTCTATGATGTGTTTGACTATTTTGAGGACGTTCAGGAACAACGTGGGCGTGTCCTTGTTCACTGTTTTCAGGGGGTATCACGGTCCGCTTCGTTGGTGATTGCTTATCTCATGTGGAAGGAGGGGCAGAGCTTTGATGATGCATTCCAGCACGTCAAGGCAGCCAGAGGAGTGACTAATCCAAATGTGGGATTTGCCTGTCAACTTTTGCAGTGCCAGAAGCGTGTGCACGCACTGCCTGCAAGCCCAACTTCTCTTCTTAGGATGTACCGAATGGCACCACACTCGCCATATGATCCCCTACACCTTGTGCCTAAACTGTTGTCTGAACCAGGTGCAGATAAGCTCGACTCTCGAGGAGCATTCATTATTCAAATTCCTTCAGCTTTGTATGTCTGGACTGGGAAGCACTGCCCTGCAATGATGTCAGATAATGCCAGGGCAGCTACCTCGCAAGTTATACGCTATGAGAGAGCCCAGGGTCCAGTTATAACTATCAAAGAAGGGGAAGAGACATTTGAGTTTTGGGATGCCCTCACTTACAGAACGAGTTCGACAGATAGATGTGAAGCCAAGTCCGAGGAGTTAAAGAGGTCGTCTTCAGGGTCTTACTCAATGAAGGAGTTAAATCATCCTGGTCTTCATCAAAGGAAACTTGCTGAGTACAATTTAGATTTTGAAATCTTTAATGGAGCGTTGTCTGGTGGTGTGGTACCACCGTGTCCATTATCAGGAGCAGAAACAGAGACATGTCTTCCTGCCAGAGAGACTGGTTGGAACAGATTCAGAAGAAAATTTGCTAGTGGTGTCGTCAAAGAGCTTATGTCCTCATCTAAGTTGATTTCTTGTAAATTTGCCTTACCGAAATGTGATGGGATGCTGACAATGGACACGTGTAAAGAAACGGATGACTTTGTCTCACCTGCCAATCCTTCAACATCTACCAGTGAGTGTGATTCACCTGATTCACTTTCTTCATATGTAACAAGGAGGCCACCGTGCAGTAAGCATAATCTGGCAGAAGTGGCATCTCCAGCCCCTCTTTCTGATTATTCACTGTCACGATCACCATCATTCAGCTTGGTGGAATCTTTTTCGTCTTTTCTTGTCAATAAACCTAAGTCCAGTTCCTCGTCACCATCTCTCTCACCTTCAACATCTAATTATGCAAGTTCATTTACCTTTTCTCCTTCATCGTCTAATTGGTCTGACTTATCACATGTGTCTGCTCAGCCATCACCGAGTGGACTTGAATGCAGTGACTTTGATCCTAGCAAGAGCCCCCCTTCGGAGGAAACTGTTGATCCTGCTCATGGTGAAAGTACGTATATAGTTGATAATGCAACTTCTCCTCCAGAAAAAGAGGCAAATTCTGCTAACCTTGCCTTGAGAGTGGATGGTTCAAGGCCTACCTGTAAAGAAACTTGGCCCTCCCATTTGGGGCATAGAGGAAGCAATATTCCTCCAAAGATGAGCTTACCTTCCCATTATGAAGCTTCACGAAATTTGAATAGACATTTGGAAGATAACATTATGAGAAATGCTGATGCAGATTCTGATCGCAGCTTCAAAAGTGGTGTGTCTTTTCAAATGGAGGGGAAAGATCTGCTTTCAGATTCATACAGCTATGTGGCTGAGGATGAAGTCTCGAGTAGATTACTAGGCAGAGAGAAGTATGACGAGGTTCATCTTGCATCAGATGATATAGGTAATAAAGTAACTGGCATTGATAACCTAGTGTTCTACGAGTGGCCCTCCATGCTTAAAATGGACACGCATCTCGGCAGACTTGATTCTGGATCCATATATGTCATACTTATGCCGGCAGTACATTTTGGCATAAACAACGttgatattttatatgtatGGATAGGGCGTAATGCGTCATCAAGAAGAAGTTATAGTCAGTTGATCAGGGATGATGGCAAATGTGAAGATAGTAATGCCATTGTGGAACTGGTTGATCATAATCTTCTCATTCAGAAGGGTTTTAGCACAGATGCTCAAATTGAG ATAGTCATGGAAGGCGAGGAACCAGTGGAGCTCCTTGAGCATATGAGTCTCCTCTCGCTAAACAAGGATGCAGATGACGGGAAAGAGTAG
- the LOC121808436 gene encoding protein-tyrosine-phosphatase MKP1-like isoform X2, whose translation MIKDEENDVAPGGNWRTYSRSVSWTERPPRTSTSSTSKPQWNSKARSCLPPLQPLSIIRPSVEEWPRAGSDDLGVWPNNPPTPGGKPRGSVTPRESSNSDQPPTEFEFRKDKLAFFNKECSRILDYIYLGSDAIAKNREILRQNGITHVLNCVGFVCPEYFKNELVYKTLWLQDCPSEDITSILYDVFDYFEDVQEQRGRVLVHCFQGVSRSASLVIAYLMWKEGQSFDDAFQHVKAARGVTNPNVGFACQLLQCQKRVHALPASPTSLLRMYRMAPHSPYDPLHLVPKLLSEPGADKLDSRGAFIIQIPSALYVWTGKHCPAMMSDNARAATSQVIRYERAQGPVITIKEGEETFEFWDALTYRTSSTDRCEAKSEELKRSSSGSYSMKELNHPGLHQRKLAEYNLDFEIFNGALSGGVVPPCPLSGAETETCLPARETGWNRFRRKFASGVVKELMSSSKLISCKFALPKCDGMLTMDTCKETDDFVSPANPSTSTSECDSPDSLSSYVTRRPPCSKHNLAEVASPAPLSDYSLSRSPSFSLVESFSSFLVNKPKSSSSSPSLSPSTSNYASSFTFSPSSSNWSDLSHVSAQPSPSGLECSDFDPSKSPPSEETVDPAHGESTYIVDNATSPPEKEANSANLALRVDGSRPTCKETWPSHLGHRGSNIPPKMSLPSHYEASRNLNRHLEDNIMRNADADSDRSFKSGVSFQMEGKDLLSDSYSYVAEDEVSSRLLGREKYDEVHLASDDIGRNASSRRSYSQLIRDDGKCEDSNAIVELVDHNLLIQKGFSTDAQIEIVMEGEEPVELLEHMSLLSLNKDADDGKE comes from the exons ATGATAAAGGATGAGGAAAATGATGTGGCTCCAGGTGGAAATTGGAGAACATACTCGCGTTCAGTATCATGGACTGAACGCCCTCCAAGAACCTCTACTTCCTCTACTTCCAAGCCACAATGGAACAGCAAAGCGCGCTCTTGTTTGCCGCCACTCCAGCCTCTTTCTATCATCCGTCCGAGCGTAGAGGAATGGCCTAGAGCTGGTTCTGATGATCTTGGCGTGTGGCCTAATAATCCTCCTACACCTGGTGGGAAGCCTCGTGGATCAGTGACTCCTCGTGAGAGCTCAAATTCTGATCAACCTCCTACAGAATTTGAGTTTAGAAAGGACAAGCTTGCCTTCTTCAATAAGGAATGTTCAAGGATTCTTGATTACATCTATTTAGGGAGTGATGCAATTGCCAAGAACCGTGAGATCCTACGCCAGAATGGGATTACCCATGTGCTCAACTGTGTGGGGTTTGTTTGCCCGGAGTATTTCAAGAATGAGCTCGTCTACAAGACTCTTTGGCTGCAGGACTGCCCGTCCGAGGATATCACTAGTATTCTCTATGATGTGTTTGACTATTTTGAGGACGTTCAGGAACAACGTGGGCGTGTCCTTGTTCACTGTTTTCAGGGGGTATCACGGTCCGCTTCGTTGGTGATTGCTTATCTCATGTGGAAGGAGGGGCAGAGCTTTGATGATGCATTCCAGCACGTCAAGGCAGCCAGAGGAGTGACTAATCCAAATGTGGGATTTGCCTGTCAACTTTTGCAGTGCCAGAAGCGTGTGCACGCACTGCCTGCAAGCCCAACTTCTCTTCTTAGGATGTACCGAATGGCACCACACTCGCCATATGATCCCCTACACCTTGTGCCTAAACTGTTGTCTGAACCAGGTGCAGATAAGCTCGACTCTCGAGGAGCATTCATTATTCAAATTCCTTCAGCTTTGTATGTCTGGACTGGGAAGCACTGCCCTGCAATGATGTCAGATAATGCCAGGGCAGCTACCTCGCAAGTTATACGCTATGAGAGAGCCCAGGGTCCAGTTATAACTATCAAAGAAGGGGAAGAGACATTTGAGTTTTGGGATGCCCTCACTTACAGAACGAGTTCGACAGATAGATGTGAAGCCAAGTCCGAGGAGTTAAAGAGGTCGTCTTCAGGGTCTTACTCAATGAAGGAGTTAAATCATCCTGGTCTTCATCAAAGGAAACTTGCTGAGTACAATTTAGATTTTGAAATCTTTAATGGAGCGTTGTCTGGTGGTGTGGTACCACCGTGTCCATTATCAGGAGCAGAAACAGAGACATGTCTTCCTGCCAGAGAGACTGGTTGGAACAGATTCAGAAGAAAATTTGCTAGTGGTGTCGTCAAAGAGCTTATGTCCTCATCTAAGTTGATTTCTTGTAAATTTGCCTTACCGAAATGTGATGGGATGCTGACAATGGACACGTGTAAAGAAACGGATGACTTTGTCTCACCTGCCAATCCTTCAACATCTACCAGTGAGTGTGATTCACCTGATTCACTTTCTTCATATGTAACAAGGAGGCCACCGTGCAGTAAGCATAATCTGGCAGAAGTGGCATCTCCAGCCCCTCTTTCTGATTATTCACTGTCACGATCACCATCATTCAGCTTGGTGGAATCTTTTTCGTCTTTTCTTGTCAATAAACCTAAGTCCAGTTCCTCGTCACCATCTCTCTCACCTTCAACATCTAATTATGCAAGTTCATTTACCTTTTCTCCTTCATCGTCTAATTGGTCTGACTTATCACATGTGTCTGCTCAGCCATCACCGAGTGGACTTGAATGCAGTGACTTTGATCCTAGCAAGAGCCCCCCTTCGGAGGAAACTGTTGATCCTGCTCATGGTGAAAGTACGTATATAGTTGATAATGCAACTTCTCCTCCAGAAAAAGAGGCAAATTCTGCTAACCTTGCCTTGAGAGTGGATGGTTCAAGGCCTACCTGTAAAGAAACTTGGCCCTCCCATTTGGGGCATAGAGGAAGCAATATTCCTCCAAAGATGAGCTTACCTTCCCATTATGAAGCTTCACGAAATTTGAATAGACATTTGGAAGATAACATTATGAGAAATGCTGATGCAGATTCTGATCGCAGCTTCAAAAGTGGTGTGTCTTTTCAAATGGAGGGGAAAGATCTGCTTTCAGATTCATACAGCTATGTGGCTGAGGATGAAGTCTCGAGTAGATTACTAGGCAGAGAGAAGTATGACGAGGTTCATCTTGCATCAGATGATATAG GGCGTAATGCGTCATCAAGAAGAAGTTATAGTCAGTTGATCAGGGATGATGGCAAATGTGAAGATAGTAATGCCATTGTGGAACTGGTTGATCATAATCTTCTCATTCAGAAGGGTTTTAGCACAGATGCTCAAATTGAG ATAGTCATGGAAGGCGAGGAACCAGTGGAGCTCCTTGAGCATATGAGTCTCCTCTCGCTAAACAAGGATGCAGATGACGGGAAAGAGTAG
- the LOC121809204 gene encoding uncharacterized protein LOC121809204, which produces MSHHHDTNPHFLPRPRDPVLEFPSQTPPRRSRPPSRHHVRAPVVVDVPPHGQTSSPHHPSHVKPVAPFVVEAPHQPHHGSRPHSESQTHPPHHPTNIKPVAPFVVEAPHQGGRRPHGLIHAPTSQRTKPVTWLVGAMCMLFWILVIVGGLIVLIVYLVFRPHSPWFDISTATINAAYLDMGYLLNADVTVLANFSNPNTKVKVDFSYAILDLYIDNKFIVTSYIPGFAVMRGESRFANVHMVASQVALSTAQSMQLQKQIEQGRMKVDIKGLFKARSKLGGIFHYSYWMYAHCQLLLSGPPTGVLIRKKCVTKK; this is translated from the coding sequence ATGTCCCACCACCATGACACAAATCCACACTTTCTCCCTCGTCCACGTGACCCGGTCCTCGAGTTTCCCTCCCAAACGCCTCCACGGCGCTCTAGGCCACCGTCCCGCCACCACGTCCGTGCTCCAGTCGTGGTGGATGTGCCACCTCATGGCCAAACATCGTCGCCCCACCATCCGTCACATGTTAAGCCCGTTGCACCCTTTGTAGTTGAGGCTCCGCACCAACCCCACCACGGATCCAGGCCCCATTCGGAATCTCAAACACATCCACCTCACCATCCGACAAATATTAAGCCCGTTGCACCCTTTGTCGTTGAGGCTCCGCACCAAGGAGGCAGACGTCCACACGGTCTCATCCACGCCCCAACGTCCCAGCGGACCAAGCCAGTAACCTGGCTGGTGGGGGCAATGTGCATGCTCTTCTGGATACTGGTGATCGTGGGAGGCCTGATCGTCCTGATAGTGTACCTGGTGTTCCGGCCCCACAGCCCTTGGTTCGACATCTCAACCGCCACCATCAACGCCGCGTACCTGGACATGGGCTACCTGCTGAACGCGGACGTGACGGTGCTGGCCAACTTCAGCAACCCCAACACTAAGGTGAAGGTGGACTTCAGCTATGCCATCCTGGACCTCTACATAGACAACAAGTTCATCGTCACGAGCTACATTCCGGGGTTTGCAGTAATGAGGGGCGAGTCGAGGTTCGCCAACGTGCACATGGTGGCTAGCCAGGTGGCGCTTTCGACAGCGCAAAGCATGCAACTACAGAAACAGATAGAACAGGGAAGAATGAAGGTTGACATAAAAGGATTGTTTAAAGCTAGGTCCAAATTAGGAGGCATATTCCACTACTCATACTGGATGTACGCGCATTGCCAACTCCTCCTCTCCGGCCCTCCCACCGGAGTTTTGATCAGAAAAAAGTGTGTTACCAAGAAGTGA
- the LOC121807471 gene encoding protein GLE1-like isoform X2 — protein MGFIELGLRCPRNVNGITADPQPDWSFDQLLSEIDSIEKKLNSNLDFPSPFTKNEPRDLKASKDKRSFVMRVSDHETDYADADSDSEVEADNLLVASGRRFACDELYTSDDSEDDVSLGMQCHQLMDRAGLAEAAVYELMDEHRLNVTEAVRSKIYNLETELVKENEKFVSLTTTIHKNRELQQDRERKLDLQYQRTLAEDLDNHLTVVQRDHEHISQLEERRIRDDMARAEAKRREKAIQEEKIRQERIKAEEEARLKSEKAERDKAAALEAEKKAAEEAAAKKASASDAAPNAGEAPGPSSSTFDVKNGTQSSVKNIIRASQNALELEKRRQQIHEELSTKINPLNQDYQSLGRTFGRLIRTISATIENIRTRAEEIMKLMSGPQYPQPVSIKLFAEKIVSDCTNQRSPNAIFASSRVVVLVTSKIPLAMDILIAELNRVCIYTVPKHISYSKEAFRTRDDYFKAIGYKEVDGKLEGLDEYLERLSSYMKLYGALVQTEVRGCQNLHGMKEGWAWLARFLNTIPSNLFTAIALDSFLVMAGYGMYCQYRSQFEKLLSVIGRDFVNALQEGGGESRSAKVSKVKMSIRNYIDSKQYRKEPEGLQLRDRLDSNELY, from the exons AT GGGATTCATAGAATTAGGGCTTCGTTGTCCGCGTAATGTCAATGGGATTACGGCTGATCCACAGCCTGATTGGAGTTTCGACCAGTTACTTTCGGAGATTGATTCAATTGAAAAAAAGCTCAATTCAAATTTAGATTTTCCTTCTCCTTTTACCAAAAACGAACCTAG AGATTTGAAAGCTTCGAAGGACAAACGGAGCTTTGTTATGCGCGTGTCCGATCATGAGACCGACTATGCGGATGCTGATAGTGATAGTGAGGTCGAGGCTGACAATTTACTTGTGGCGTCAGGCAGGAGATTTGCCTGTGATGAACTTTATACGAG TGATGATTCTGAAGATGATGTATCTCTTGGGATGCAATGCCACCAACTGATGGATAGAGCCGGATTAGCTGAAGCTGCTGTCTATGAGCTAATGGATGAACATCGGCTTAATGTAACG GAGGCAGTTAGATCCAAAATATATAATCTCGAGACTGAGCTGGTCAAGGAAAATGAGAAGTTTGTCTCATTGACAACTACAATTCACAAAAACAGAGAACTACAACAGGATAGGGAGAGAAAATTGGACTTGCAGTATCAACGTACACT GGCAGAAGACCTGGATAATCACTTGACAGTTGTACAGAGGGATCATGAGCACATTTCCCAATTAGAAGAAAGAAGAATTAGAGATGATATGGCTCGTGCGGAGGCTAAAAGAAGGGAAAAGGCAATCCAGGAAGAAAAAATACGGCAAGAAAGGATCAAAGCAGAAGAGGAG GCCAGACTAAAATCTGAAAAGGCTGAGAGGGATAAAGCAGCCGCTCTAGAGGCTGAGAAAAAAGCTGCCGAAGAAGCTGCAGCCAAAAAAGCTTCTGCCTCAGATGCTGCTCCTAATGCGGGGGAAGCCCCTGGGCCCTCCAGTTCTACATTTGATGTCAAGAATGGAACCCAATCATCAG TAAAAAACATAATTCGAGCTTCACAAAATGCTCTTGAATTGGAAAAGAGACGGCAACAAATTCATGAAGAATTGTCTACAAAAATCAATCCTCTAAATCAG GATTATCAAAGCCTTGGGCGAACTTTTGGCCGACTAATTAGAACTATCTCAGCTACCATAGAAAATATTAG GACAAGGGCAGAAGAAATAATGAAACTGATGAGTGGTCCACAATATCCACAGCCCGTCAGTATAAAATTATTTGCAGAAAAG ATTGTCTCCGACTGCACAAATCAAAGGAGCCCCAATGCAATATTTGCTTCCAGTCGGGTTGTTGTTCTTGTGACATCCAAG ATCCCACTAGCCATGGACATTCTCATTGCTGAGTTGAACAGAGTTTGCATCTACACAGTTCCGAAGCACATAAGTTACTCAAAG GAAGCATTCCGAACCAGAGATGATTACTTCAAAGCTATCGGTTACAAGGAAGTGGATGGCAAGCTTGAGGGCCTCGATGAGTATTTAGAAAGGTTGAGCTCTTATATGAAATTATATGGAGCTTTAGTCCAG ACTGAAGTCAGAGGCTGCCAGAACCTGCATGGAATGAAGGAAGGTTGGGCATGGCTTGCAAGATTCTTGAATACGATTCCATCGAATCTATTTACTGCAATTGCCCTCGATTCATTTCTTGTG ATGGCTGGATACGGGATGTACTGCCAATACAGAAGTCAATTTGAGAAGCTATTGAGTGTTATTGGGCGCGACTTTGTGAACGCTTTACAAGAAGGTGGTGGGGAGTCGAGGAGCGCCAAGGTGAGCAAGGTGAAGATGTCGATTCGAAATTATATAGATTCAAAGCAGTACAGGAAAGAACCCGAAGGATTGCAATTGAGAGACCGTTTGGACTCAAATGAACTCTACTGA
- the LOC121807471 gene encoding protein GLE1-like isoform X1, whose product MGFIELGLRCPRNVNGITADPQPDWSFDQLLSEIDSIEKKLNSNLDFPSPFTKNEPRDLKASKDKRSFVMRVSDHETDYADADSDSEVEADNLLVASGRRFACDELYTSDDSEDDVSLGMQCHQLMDRAGLAEAAVYELMDEHRLNVTEAVRSKIYNLETELVKENEKFVSLTTTIHKNRELQQDRERKLDLQYQRTLAEDLDNHLTVVQRDHEHISQLEERRIRDDMARAEAKRREKAIQEEKIRQERIKAEEEARLKSEKAERDKAAALEAEKKAAEEAAAKKASASDAAPNAGEAPGPSSSTFDVKNGTQSSAVKNIIRASQNALELEKRRQQIHEELSTKINPLNQDYQSLGRTFGRLIRTISATIENIRTRAEEIMKLMSGPQYPQPVSIKLFAEKIVSDCTNQRSPNAIFASSRVVVLVTSKIPLAMDILIAELNRVCIYTVPKHISYSKEAFRTRDDYFKAIGYKEVDGKLEGLDEYLERLSSYMKLYGALVQTEVRGCQNLHGMKEGWAWLARFLNTIPSNLFTAIALDSFLVMAGYGMYCQYRSQFEKLLSVIGRDFVNALQEGGGESRSAKVSKVKMSIRNYIDSKQYRKEPEGLQLRDRLDSNELY is encoded by the exons AT GGGATTCATAGAATTAGGGCTTCGTTGTCCGCGTAATGTCAATGGGATTACGGCTGATCCACAGCCTGATTGGAGTTTCGACCAGTTACTTTCGGAGATTGATTCAATTGAAAAAAAGCTCAATTCAAATTTAGATTTTCCTTCTCCTTTTACCAAAAACGAACCTAG AGATTTGAAAGCTTCGAAGGACAAACGGAGCTTTGTTATGCGCGTGTCCGATCATGAGACCGACTATGCGGATGCTGATAGTGATAGTGAGGTCGAGGCTGACAATTTACTTGTGGCGTCAGGCAGGAGATTTGCCTGTGATGAACTTTATACGAG TGATGATTCTGAAGATGATGTATCTCTTGGGATGCAATGCCACCAACTGATGGATAGAGCCGGATTAGCTGAAGCTGCTGTCTATGAGCTAATGGATGAACATCGGCTTAATGTAACG GAGGCAGTTAGATCCAAAATATATAATCTCGAGACTGAGCTGGTCAAGGAAAATGAGAAGTTTGTCTCATTGACAACTACAATTCACAAAAACAGAGAACTACAACAGGATAGGGAGAGAAAATTGGACTTGCAGTATCAACGTACACT GGCAGAAGACCTGGATAATCACTTGACAGTTGTACAGAGGGATCATGAGCACATTTCCCAATTAGAAGAAAGAAGAATTAGAGATGATATGGCTCGTGCGGAGGCTAAAAGAAGGGAAAAGGCAATCCAGGAAGAAAAAATACGGCAAGAAAGGATCAAAGCAGAAGAGGAG GCCAGACTAAAATCTGAAAAGGCTGAGAGGGATAAAGCAGCCGCTCTAGAGGCTGAGAAAAAAGCTGCCGAAGAAGCTGCAGCCAAAAAAGCTTCTGCCTCAGATGCTGCTCCTAATGCGGGGGAAGCCCCTGGGCCCTCCAGTTCTACATTTGATGTCAAGAATGGAACCCAATCATCAG CAGTAAAAAACATAATTCGAGCTTCACAAAATGCTCTTGAATTGGAAAAGAGACGGCAACAAATTCATGAAGAATTGTCTACAAAAATCAATCCTCTAAATCAG GATTATCAAAGCCTTGGGCGAACTTTTGGCCGACTAATTAGAACTATCTCAGCTACCATAGAAAATATTAG GACAAGGGCAGAAGAAATAATGAAACTGATGAGTGGTCCACAATATCCACAGCCCGTCAGTATAAAATTATTTGCAGAAAAG ATTGTCTCCGACTGCACAAATCAAAGGAGCCCCAATGCAATATTTGCTTCCAGTCGGGTTGTTGTTCTTGTGACATCCAAG ATCCCACTAGCCATGGACATTCTCATTGCTGAGTTGAACAGAGTTTGCATCTACACAGTTCCGAAGCACATAAGTTACTCAAAG GAAGCATTCCGAACCAGAGATGATTACTTCAAAGCTATCGGTTACAAGGAAGTGGATGGCAAGCTTGAGGGCCTCGATGAGTATTTAGAAAGGTTGAGCTCTTATATGAAATTATATGGAGCTTTAGTCCAG ACTGAAGTCAGAGGCTGCCAGAACCTGCATGGAATGAAGGAAGGTTGGGCATGGCTTGCAAGATTCTTGAATACGATTCCATCGAATCTATTTACTGCAATTGCCCTCGATTCATTTCTTGTG ATGGCTGGATACGGGATGTACTGCCAATACAGAAGTCAATTTGAGAAGCTATTGAGTGTTATTGGGCGCGACTTTGTGAACGCTTTACAAGAAGGTGGTGGGGAGTCGAGGAGCGCCAAGGTGAGCAAGGTGAAGATGTCGATTCGAAATTATATAGATTCAAAGCAGTACAGGAAAGAACCCGAAGGATTGCAATTGAGAGACCGTTTGGACTCAAATGAACTCTACTGA